From one Dysidea avara chromosome 9, odDysAvar1.4, whole genome shotgun sequence genomic stretch:
- the LOC136266242 gene encoding uncharacterized protein → MARRHMLLLLSSLLVLVNGLDNCLPSREAYVDLELGPAEDIPVNFTIGVGASICPMTTVTCCPQSVEESMEAATSRTLAGFAPEYTIYLNVSEKLFFSHYGYVSDTVLLAIQRYFELSVNISGEVQRALGRVITQLDAIHNRNGGRNFNRRVRDLFAATYLERMKGIYDLGPNVTEYSNAFSNCAEQIIEDEAITDAIRQASDMIQTHFRSLYQFRELLFSLHFMLTHLEANYPLQECGRSYAQLFYCQICTPETSVVQPCRNVCKNVVAGCTILLNEAGEAISGILQSTCELNTLTTSDTWNLHTPLQVINEELYAIFDTSTEYLLRLAANVSSCSEAPNISANATPTDNPDRMIHGREHFLSYVPTSLTDYLYQTFVTNFTSMYVRFENVTERALESECGDFPADDGSQNFECWRREGSTSNDVDFLGIDFDAVLYSNPDLQAPSQSFASFLSAVAGVNSNVSTARDFVNDIPADMRVDMQHCTVLLSQEPPTFPPVIPTTRDTIDAIPPPTTEPTTITTTTPPSGGSVSSRLRCGSLLIPLIVMALVL, encoded by the exons GGGTCGGTGCTAGTATATGTCCTATGACCACAGTGACCTGTTGTCCTCAGTCTGTGGAGGAGTCAATGGAGGCTGCTACCAGCAGAACCTTAGCTGGTTTTGCACCTGAGTATACAATTTATCTTAATGTCAGTGAAAAGTTGTTTTTTAGCCATTATG GTTATGTGTCTGATACTGTCCTCCTAGCTATTCAGAGATACTTTGAATTATCAGTTAATATTAGCGGTGAAGTACAAAGAGCTTTGGGTCGGGTCATTACTCAGTTGGATGCAATACACAACAGAAATGGAGGCAGGAATTTTAACCGCAGAGTTAGGGACTTGTTTGCTGCGACCTACTTGGAGAGAATGAAGGGAATTTATGATCTGGGTCCAAATGTTACTGAGTACAGTAATGCCTTTAGCAATTGTGCGGAGCAAATTATCGAAGATGAGGCGATCACCGATGCTATACGACAAGCTAGTGATATGATTCAAACACACTTTCGATCTTTGTACCAGTTTAGAGAATTGTTGTTCAGCTTACATTTTATGCTTACACACCTTGAAGCTAATTATCCTCTTCAGGAATGTGGACGTTCTTATGCTCAGCTCTTTTACTGTCAGATCTGTACCCCAGAAACATCAGTAGTTCAACCATGTAGAAATGTGTGTAAAAATGTTGTGGCAGGATGTACAATATTGTTAAATGAAGCTGGTGAGGCTATTTCAGGTATTCTACAAAGTACATGTGAGCTGAACACTTTGACCACAAGTGACACATGGAACCTCCACACACCACTTCAAGTAATCAACGAAGAACTTTATGCCATCTTTGACACATCCACAGAGTATTTGTTAAGACTGGCAGCCAAT GTTTCATCATGCAGTGAAGCCCCAAACATCTCTGCTAATGCTACTCCTACAGATAACCCTGACAGAATGATTCATGGCAGAGAACATTTCCTGTCATACGTTCCTACTAGCTTGACTGACTATCTGTACCAGACATTTGTGACCAACTTTACATCAATGTATGTTCGGTTTGAGAATGTTACTGAGAGAGCTTTAGAGTCTGAGTGTGGAGACTTTCCAGCAGATGATGGATCACAAAATTTTGAGTGCTGGCGACGTGAAGGATCTACCAGCAACGATGTTGACTTTCTTGGCATTGATTTTGATGCAGTGTTATATAGCAACCCAGATCTTCAAGCTCCTAGCCAATCTTTTGCTTCATTTCTCAGTGCTGTTGCCGGGGTTAATTCTAATGTGTCAACTGCTCGTGATTTTGTGAATGACATTCCAGCAGATATGAGAGTGGATATGCAACATTGTACAGTGCTGTTGAGCCAGGAACCACCAACTTTTCCACCTGTTATTCCAACCACTCGTGATACCATTGATGCTATTCCACCTCCAACAACAGAACCTACCACTATCACTACTACTACTCCCCCAAGTGGTGGTAGTGTAAGTTCAAGATTGAGGTGTGGATCATTGTTAATTCCTCTGATAGTAATGGCACTGGTATtgtaa